The following proteins are co-located in the Vigna angularis cultivar LongXiaoDou No.4 chromosome 2, ASM1680809v1, whole genome shotgun sequence genome:
- the LOC108328263 gene encoding NAC domain-containing protein 83, which produces MEVLNPVGGDTYRLPVGYRFDPTDEILAGYYLRKRIMAHPLPNDLIQDYDVHQTEPWELPGGGKCMNWQRFFFYDVRSRVLGNPEKRDAGKGQWEMVEKDEEVGFSDEQVIAKKSVLVFWKAKGSSLAKTKWVMHEFRLALKSNPSKMSALAVCRIFERKNSKRAKKARVCEGVKSDRSNIEEAKDVTATVIDFTVECSTETGPPPPPPPGTP; this is translated from the exons ATGGAAGTGTTAAACCCAGTTGGAGGCGATACCTATAGGCTCCCTGTTGGGTACAGGTTCGACCCCACCGATGAAATTCTTGCAGGCTACTACCTCAGGAAGAGGATCATGGCACACCCACTTCCCAATGATCTCATCCAAGACTATGATGTTCACCAGACTGAGCCTTGGGAGCTTCCAGGAG GTGGGAAGTGCATGAATTGGCAGAGGTTTTTCTTCTACGATGTGAGGAGCCGTGTGTTAGGAAACCCTGAGAAGAGAGATGCTGGGAAAGGGCAATGGGAAATGGTGGAGAAAGATGAAGAGGTTGGGTTTTCTGACGAACAAGTCATTGCAAAGAAGAGTGTTCTGGTTTTCTGGAAAGCCAAGGGTAGCTCTCTTGCCAAAACAAAATGGGTGATGCACGAGTTTCGTCTTGCCCTAAAGTCAAATCCATCAAAG ATGTCAGCCTTGGCTGTGTGCCGCATATTCGAGAGGAAAAATTCAAAGAGGGCAAAGAAAGCAAGAGTGTGTGAAGGGGTGAAGTCTGACAGGAGCAATATTGAAGAAGCTAAGGATGTCACAGCCACTGTCATTGATTTCACAGTGGAGTGTAGCACTGAGACTggtcctcctcctcctcctcctcctggGACCCCCTAG